The genomic interval TTGTTGTAGTCAGTAGCAGATGAACCTGACCCAGTAATTTCGTCGGTAGACATGGCAGTTcgaaaacgtcttaaaattttttttttgaaattcgaaaacctttgaaaacaatttatgccaccgaaaatattactgggttgagtcgcggactaggtcgctctctttaagacgtttcgaggcactgcccaaaattgtgcaaggcagactatcaaccacgaagtccccaggataaaacagcccagattcactgtatcggagttctactgcactgtagaaaaccgttatagaattacaccctctgtATGCCAGTCGATAGACTAAcactcaaatatagcacggaggctactcaagaaaagaagaagaagaagaagaatataagggggagaagtgagaaaagcctcagatacggagtgcttttggtgtgcttttccaaGTGATATgagctctctatttatagatgagttcagcaactggatctgagaagAAAGGGGGGATCCAAGAGCACGAGGTACATATATGTTTATCATATAAGTGAACagtaactttttatattgaatatttGATGTTGATCCGAATGCAAACACTCCCATACTTAATAGAATaggtaaaataaaattgttgttactaaaaaaaatggaattaacaataaaaaaggctaaaaatttaaatcatcACTGTATActatcttcaaaataaaatataaatagaagatagttaaaaagcgctataaaaatcTTCCATAACATTTATTGAAACTGTTTCTATTAAAAAAACGTTATTAAAAATCaagtattatatatttatatatgttttatggTATAAgtgaaaaataagtttttatattgaatatattttgttgatcaTAGTGCAAACACTCGAATACATACCACAATAAAATGGAAGAGGTAACTTAGAATCGCTGTtacttaaaaaattgaattaacaacaaaaagaagaaaaatttgaaTCATCACTAATAaccttcaaataaaatataaataaaagataattgaAAAGTTGATATATGACTTTGCCCTtgtcatttataaatttttgaacatctcaaaaataataaaactatatcataatatattattggaTACTTAAAATACATCGACAAGTACAATAAAacactctaaaaaaattaaaattgcaataaattctcaaatataatcaaacaactaaattttaatcatacatcaataataattaaataaataaaaatatatgctACATCAATAAATTGGATTACGgcttcaaaatattaaatatgctATTCGAATTGAACCTCATTAAGTTTAACTCAATTAATTCAAGTTAGAAGCAAACTTAAATGAATTAGATCAAAACGCAGATTTGATTAATTTGAGTGATCACCAGCACTCATTAGCATCGCTACACGTATTGTCCATATGTTGTCTTTAAAGAAGTTTTCTTTTTGAGTAAGACATCTAGGGCGGAAAATGAGACTGTTGTTTTTAGTTTAGAAAAACTATTAAAACCTATTTATGCCATCGAAAATactactgggttgagtcgcggactaggtcacttgttgagacaaaatctcaatttaatgttttgatgaaaacaaacaaaaagttaattaagagtgttaattatgattctatatgttatgttaatttaactttgcttttgagtgaatttaattaagaacagaatcaagcaaagcaaagaaaacagcaacaagaacattaaaacagagaaagatctccagcttcaaaaaagttcatcacagtatattgatcaaactttttctacctctttaacaGAGAGTTTGCCCTGGAAATTTGTTCATATCTactcagtacatggcaaggaacaagtaggattcatccaagctcaaaaaggctatttgatctcaaaaataaaaggactcaaagacagacaaaagtcatgacagtttgcaaactccaattatgattctaaatgttatgttaatttaacttgtgcttttgagtgaatttaattaagaacaaaatcaagcaaagcaaagaaaacatcaacaagaacattaaaacagagaaagatctccagcttcaaaaaagttcatcacagcatgttgatcaaactttttctacctctttaacaaagagtctgccctggaaatttgttcatatctaatcagtacatggcaaggaacaagtaggattcatccaagctcaaaaaggctatttgatctcaaaaataaaaggactcaaagacagacaaaagtcatgacagtttgcaaactccaaaaatcaaatatcaagaaagttcgatcaatcttgacatatgacaagacaattgcaaaggaaacccagaatgattaaaacgggaactccagaatgattattgaagcttaagaaagttcaaactgacaaaccaagaatgttaataattctccgttttctgcacaataaCAGCAGCACTGCATCTCCTCTGAAATAGCCTGTAATTCCTCTGCAaacttctctagctacactcaagactcaagacagagaatgtaccatccaagatcaatgaagaaacgtcaagagtaCTTTCTAAAAGAGGATGgaactgctttaaatgctaaaccaataaagtcaaaaagttatttcaaagaaggattatttttattctgaaataatgtttcagtcaaaaagcagagcctctccaacagctcttgtgtaccttcattcagtgcctctacagcctataaatagaaggccaatatccataATCAagacaagaaattcaagtgctaagaaacccataaatcaatcacatacatacttgaaattctgcaaaacagaggcaatcatTCATTCTGCTTTTTGTGAAACAGCTActgattcatattcatatattagtttgcgcaattatcattagatcctttgtaaagaatctattctcaaacaagagttgagaaatctcagattctgacaaaaaacaattcaattgtaaaaactcaaactataagagtttgtttaagattacatcctatcaaggttagataggtacTGTTgttactttctgggtggaaagtaatagagattgaaatagatcaaggctgatctgaactaggtgctgtaaaaccaagaaggttctttgttttaaacacttaagtggaaaatctcacggttgtgaggactggacgtaacccgagttgggtgaaccaggttatatcattgtgtggtatctcttcccttatctatttactttcagttttattgattatcaagttaattacataaattgaattactaattttaactaaccaagaacgttctccattttctcgttaaaaccaagaacgttctccgttttctgttttcaaccaagaacgttctccgttttctggttaaaaccaagaacgttctccgttttctggttaaaaccaagaacgttctccgttttctggttaaaaccaagaacgttctccgttttctggttaaaaccaagaacgttctccgttttctggttaaaaccaagaacgttctccgttttctggttaaaaccaagaacgttctccgttttctggttaaaaccaagaacgttctccgttttctggttaaaaccaagaacgttctccgttttctggttaaaaccaagaacgttctccgttttctggttaaaaccaagaacgttctccgttttctggttaaaaccaagaacgttctccgttttctggttaaaaccaagaacgttctccgttttctggttaaaaccaagaacgttctccgttttctggttaaaaccaagaacgttctccgttttctggttaaaaccaagaacgttctccgttttctggttaaaaccaagtcTCTAAAATttgaacacctaacaagtgttagagaaaaagatctagaagaaaaatgtcaaaaaatatgTACATTGCTGAAGGAGTGTCATTATACcgaccaccttactttgatggcACAGACTACTATTTTTGGAAAAGCAAAATGCAGTTGCTCTTAAAATCTCCAgatacaggaatgtggcgcatcattacagatggaaatttcataccaagagtcaaccaaaatgattcaacctctactttaaagaaagaagcagattggacagcTGAAGAAAAAtttaaggtacttctaaactcaaaagctcaattattcttatcgtgTGCTTTGAGTAgggaagaaaatgaaagagtagatgaatgcacaactgcaaaagaagtatgggatacactgcaaactcatcatgaaggaacaagccatgtcaaagaaacaaggatagacattggcataaggaaattcgaactgttcgaaatgcaagatggagaaactattgatgaaatgtactcaaggttcacaacaatagtaaatgaaatgcgttctATTGGGAAAGCTTACACagttcaagaaagagtaagaaagataatgagatgtcttccaataaTATGGAGACCGATGGTGACAGTCATAAGCCAGGCCAAGAATCTTGATGTATTCGGACTGGAGGAATTGATTGGAACATTACGAGCACATGAAGTgctgctacaagaagacaaaccaatcaaaaagGGTAAAGCAATAGCTTTGAaaatgtaagacccgtaattttaaagtacactttatgtatttttggggtattttggattttggctcggaggcttttaagccaaagttaattatattttggagttttataatcaaaaagatatttcgatgccaattagaatttctcgtcgataaataaattgaaattaactgcggtgaatactttacggttaattttatgcgtttcgggcgaaacggtaatttaacaaatatctagatattttgagatatttgttaagttatatattttatatatatatgtttgcttggagggaaaaagaaaggaaaactagaaggaaggaaaaggaaaagaaaatagtataaaaggaaggaaggaaaaaggaagaaaggaaaaacaaaggaaagaaaaagaaaggaaggaaaattggaatttccatcatcttcttcctctgacccgcggccaatttccctcctttctcccgttttcattttcgtcgctttcttttcttcaaaactagtaacccaaggttgggtgagagttagaacaaggatttcgcaactccactcttcctctttgattcgaaaacgaagaaaaacggtatttgagatccaaacacaaacccctccgtttcttctagatccaagcttcatttctcgaagagatagaagggaaagttgctcactaccacgctacggtgctaggggaccaatttggaggcgacgttgcgagcggagatttttaccggatttgctcacggtaccggaaacgcacgttagagctaacgcgaaggtaagggctccttccaaacttttagtttgcatctagggccttatctgtgatTGTNNNNNNNNNNNNNNNNNNNNNNNNNNNNNNNNNNNNNNNNNNNNNNNNNNNNNNNNNNNNNNNNNNNNNNNNNNNNNNNNNNNNNNNNNNNNNNNNNNNNNNNNNNNNNNNNNNNNNNNNNNNNNNNNNNNNNNNNNNNNNNNNNNNNNNNNNNNNNNNNNNNNNNNNNNNNNNNNNNNNNNNNNNNNNNNNNNNNNNNNNNNNNNNNNNNNNNNNNNNNNNNNNNNNNNNNNNNNNNNNNNNNNNNNNNNNNNNNNNNNNNNNNNNNNNNNNNNNNNNNNNNNNNNNNNNNNNNNNNNNNNNNNNNNNNNNNNNNNNNNNNNNNNNNNNNNNNNNNNNNNNNNNNNNNNNNNNNNNNNNNNNNNNNNNNNNNNNNNNNNNNNNNNNNNNNNNNNNNNNNNNNNNNNNNNNNNNNNNNNNNNNNNNNNNNNNNNNNNNNNNNNNNNNNNNNNNNNNNNNNNNNNNNNNNNNNNNNNNNNNNNNNNNNNNNNNNNNNNNNNNNNNNNNNNNNNNNNNNNNNNNNNNNNNNNNNNNNNNNNNNNNNNNNNNNNNNNNNNNNNNNNNNNNNNNNNNNNNNNNNNNNNNNNNNNNNNNNNNNNNNNNNNNNNNNNNNNNNNNNNNNNNNNNNNNNNNNNNNNNNNNNNNNNNNNNNNNNNNNNNNNNNNNNNNNNNNNNNNNNNNNNNNNNNNNNNNNNNNNNNNNNNNNNNNNNNNNNNNNNNNNNNNNNNNNNNNNNNNNNNNNNNNNNNNNNNNNNNNNNNNNNNNNNNNNNNNNNNNNNNNNNNNNNNNNNNNNNNNNNNNNNNNNNNNNNNNNNNNNNNNNNNNNNNNNNNNNNNNNNNNNNNNNNNNNNNNNNNNNNNNNNNNNNNNNNNNNNNNNNNNNNNNNNNNNNNNNNNNNNNNNNNNNNNNNNNNNNNNNNNNNNNNNNNNNNNNNNNNNNNNNNNNNNNNNNNNNNNNNNNNNNNNNNNNNNNNNNNNNNNNNNNNNNNNNNNNNNNNNNNNNNNNNNNNNNNNNNNNNNNNNNNNNNNNNNNNNNNNNNNNNNNNNNNNNNNNNNNNNNNNNNNNNNNNNNNNNNNNNNNNNNNNN from Cicer arietinum cultivar CDC Frontier isolate Library 1 chromosome 5, Cicar.CDCFrontier_v2.0, whole genome shotgun sequence carries:
- the LOC140920398 gene encoding uncharacterized protein, producing MSKNMYIAEGVSLYRPPYFDDTGMWRIITDGNFIPRVNQNDSTSTLKKEADWTAEEKFKVLLNSKAQLFLSCALSREENERVDECTTAKEVWDTLQTHHEGTSHVKETRIDIGIRKFELFEMQDGETIDEMYSRFTTIVNEMRSIGKAYTVQERVRKIMRCLPIIWRPMVTVISQAKNLDVFGLEELIGTLRAHEVLLQEDKPIKKGKAIALKMKTMLPKRNDVPRANVNRDDQMAEAMNNMVASVAGNMIVGEYAAKLESLSKHFRFFCVEVDEQFMCHRSKMD